In the genome of Pseudomonas protegens, one region contains:
- a CDS encoding TetR/AcrR family transcriptional regulator, translating into MAIKEALRPGGRSARVQESIHTAVRELLEEQERSTLTVPQIATRAGVTPSTIYRRWGDLSALLADVALARMRPDSEPANTGSLRGDLRAWAEQYLDEMSSEPGRNMMRDVQSSATPGYCVTILSAQLQTILERYQDSEARLPDIDRLLNLMVAPTVFRILFSATPLSVPELHALIELALLP; encoded by the coding sequence ATGGCCATCAAAGAAGCTTTACGCCCCGGCGGCCGCAGCGCCCGGGTTCAGGAATCGATCCATACGGCAGTCCGCGAACTCCTTGAAGAACAGGAGCGCTCGACCCTGACCGTGCCGCAGATTGCCACCCGCGCCGGCGTCACGCCTTCGACCATCTATCGGCGCTGGGGCGACCTTTCGGCGTTGCTGGCCGATGTCGCCCTGGCGCGCATGCGCCCGGACAGCGAACCGGCGAACACCGGCAGCCTGCGGGGCGACCTGCGCGCCTGGGCCGAGCAGTACCTGGATGAAATGAGCTCGGAACCCGGGCGCAACATGATGCGCGACGTGCAGAGCAGCGCCACGCCAGGCTATTGCGTGACCATCCTCAGCGCTCAATTGCAGACGATCCTCGAGCGCTATCAGGACAGCGAGGCACGCCTGCCGGACATCGACCGCCTACTGAACCTGATGGTGGCTCCTACGGTGTTCCGCATCCTGTTCTCCGCCACCCCGCTATCGGTGCCGGAACTGCACGCCCTGATCGAGCTCGCCCTCCTGCCCTAG
- a CDS encoding PAS domain-containing hybrid sensor histidine kinase/response regulator yields MSLSSGLIAAVALAYMAIMFAIAFYGDRRSTPLPPRVRAWVYSLSLAVYCTSWTFFGAVGQAAEQLWAFLPIYLGPILLLVFAPWVLQKMVMISKQENITSIADFIAARYGKSQSLAVVVALICLVGVLPYIALQLKGIVLGVNLLIGAGADAMGTRAQDTALIVSLILALFTIVFGTRNLDATEHHRGMVLAIAFESLVKLFAFLAVGAFVTFGLYDGFDDLFNQAMLAPRLEQYWKETINWPSMVVQTGVAMMAIICLPRQFHVTVVENIEPQDLRLAKWVFPAYLALAALFVVPIALAGQMLLPSSVLPDSFVISLPLAQAHPALALLAFIGGASAATGMVIVASVALSTMVSNDMLLPWLLRHKNAERPFEVFRHWMLSVRRVSIVVILLLAYVSYRLLGSTASLATIGQIAFAAVTQLAPAMLGALYWKQANRRGVFAGLAAGTFIWFYTLVLPIAAHSLGWSLSSFPGLAWLHGNPLHLPITPLTQGVVLSLAGNFTLFAWVSVLSRTRVSEHWQAGRFIGQEISGRLSSRSMLAVQIDDLLKLAARFVGEERARQSFIRFAYRQGKGFNPNQNADGEWIAHTERLLAGVLGASSTRAVVKAAIEGREMQLEDVVRIADEASEVLQFNRALLQGAIENITQGISVVDQSLKLVAWNRRYLELFDYPDGLISVGRPIADIIRHNAERGLCGPGEAEVHVARRLHWMRQGRAHTSERLFPNGRVIELIGNPMPGGGFVMSFTDITPFREAEQALTEANEGLEQRVAERTHELSQLNAALTEAKGTAEAANQSKTRFLAAVSHDLMQPLNAARLFSAALSHQDDGLSPEAQQLVQHLDSSLRSAEDLISDLLDISRLENGKITPERKPFVLNELFDTLGAEFKALAQEQNLQFRVRGSRLRVDSDSKLLRRVLQNFLTNAFRYAKGPVLLGVRRRGDSLSLEVWDRGPGIPQDKQQVIFEEFKRLDSHQTRAEKGLGLGLAIADGLCRVLGHPLQVRSWPGQGSVFSVSVPLARSSAIAPGKAAEVNGQSLNGGQVLCVDNEDSILIGMNSLLTRWGCQVWTARNREECAALLKEGIRPQLALVDYHLDDGETGTDVMAWLRTQLGEPVPGVVISADGRPEMIAQVHAAGLDYLAKPVKPAALRALLSRHLPLG; encoded by the coding sequence ATGTCGTTGTCCAGCGGGCTGATTGCCGCCGTTGCCCTGGCCTATATGGCCATCATGTTCGCCATCGCTTTCTACGGCGATCGTCGCAGCACACCCCTGCCGCCACGGGTACGGGCCTGGGTATACAGCCTGTCGCTGGCCGTCTATTGCACCAGCTGGACCTTCTTCGGCGCCGTCGGCCAGGCCGCCGAGCAGCTCTGGGCCTTTTTGCCGATCTACCTGGGGCCCATTCTGCTGCTGGTATTCGCGCCCTGGGTGCTGCAGAAGATGGTGATGATCAGCAAGCAGGAGAACATCACCTCGATCGCCGACTTCATTGCCGCGCGCTACGGCAAATCCCAATCCCTGGCGGTGGTGGTGGCCTTGATCTGCCTGGTGGGCGTGCTGCCCTACATCGCCCTGCAGCTCAAGGGCATCGTCCTCGGAGTCAACCTGCTGATCGGCGCCGGGGCCGATGCCATGGGCACCCGGGCCCAGGACACGGCGCTGATCGTGTCGCTGATCCTGGCGCTGTTCACCATTGTCTTCGGCACCCGCAACCTGGATGCCACCGAGCACCACCGCGGCATGGTGCTGGCGATTGCCTTCGAGTCACTGGTCAAGCTGTTCGCCTTTCTCGCCGTGGGCGCCTTCGTCACCTTTGGCCTGTATGACGGTTTCGACGACCTGTTCAACCAGGCCATGCTGGCGCCGCGCCTGGAGCAGTACTGGAAGGAAACCATCAACTGGCCATCGATGGTGGTCCAGACCGGGGTGGCGATGATGGCAATCATCTGCCTGCCACGGCAGTTCCACGTCACCGTGGTGGAGAACATCGAACCCCAGGACCTGCGCCTGGCCAAATGGGTGTTCCCGGCCTACCTGGCCCTGGCGGCGCTGTTTGTGGTGCCCATTGCCCTGGCCGGACAGATGCTGCTGCCCAGCAGCGTATTGCCGGACTCGTTCGTCATCAGCCTGCCCCTGGCCCAGGCCCATCCGGCCCTGGCCCTGCTGGCGTTCATCGGCGGTGCTTCGGCCGCCACCGGCATGGTGATCGTGGCCAGCGTGGCGCTGTCGACCATGGTGTCCAACGACATGCTGCTGCCCTGGCTGCTGCGTCACAAGAATGCCGAGCGGCCCTTTGAAGTGTTCCGCCACTGGATGCTCTCGGTGCGCCGGGTCAGCATCGTGGTCATCCTGTTGCTGGCCTATGTCAGCTATCGCCTGCTAGGCTCCACCGCCAGCCTGGCGACCATTGGCCAGATCGCCTTTGCCGCCGTGACCCAACTGGCACCGGCCATGCTCGGCGCGCTGTACTGGAAACAGGCCAACCGCCGCGGGGTGTTCGCCGGACTCGCCGCCGGCACCTTCATCTGGTTCTACACCCTGGTCCTGCCCATCGCCGCCCACAGCCTGGGCTGGTCCCTGAGCAGTTTCCCCGGCCTGGCCTGGCTGCACGGCAACCCGCTGCACCTGCCGATCACGCCCCTGACCCAGGGCGTGGTGCTGTCCCTGGCCGGCAACTTCACCCTGTTCGCCTGGGTTTCGGTGCTGTCACGCACCCGGGTCTCCGAACACTGGCAGGCCGGACGCTTCATCGGCCAGGAAATCAGCGGCCGCCTCAGTTCGCGCTCCATGCTGGCGGTGCAGATCGACGACCTGCTGAAACTCGCCGCGCGCTTCGTCGGCGAGGAGCGCGCCCGCCAGAGCTTCATTCGCTTCGCCTATCGCCAGGGCAAAGGCTTCAACCCCAATCAAAACGCCGATGGCGAATGGATCGCCCACACCGAACGCCTGCTCGCCGGTGTCCTTGGCGCCTCCTCGACCCGCGCCGTGGTCAAGGCTGCCATCGAAGGCCGGGAGATGCAGCTTGAAGACGTGGTGCGCATCGCCGACGAAGCCTCGGAGGTGCTGCAGTTCAACCGCGCCCTGCTGCAAGGGGCCATCGAAAACATCACCCAGGGCATCAGCGTGGTGGACCAGTCGCTGAAACTGGTGGCCTGGAACCGTCGCTACCTGGAGCTGTTCGATTACCCCGACGGCCTGATCAGCGTCGGCCGGCCGATTGCCGACATCATTCGCCACAACGCCGAACGTGGCCTGTGTGGCCCGGGAGAAGCGGAAGTCCATGTCGCCCGGCGCCTGCACTGGATGCGCCAGGGGCGGGCCCATACCTCCGAGCGCCTGTTCCCCAATGGCCGGGTCATCGAGCTGATCGGCAATCCGATGCCCGGCGGCGGCTTCGTCATGAGCTTCACCGACATCACTCCCTTCCGTGAGGCCGAGCAGGCGCTCACCGAGGCCAACGAAGGCCTGGAGCAGCGGGTGGCGGAACGCACCCATGAACTGTCCCAGCTCAACGCCGCACTGACCGAGGCCAAGGGCACGGCGGAAGCCGCCAACCAGTCCAAGACCCGTTTCCTTGCCGCCGTCAGCCACGACCTGATGCAACCCCTGAACGCTGCAAGACTGTTTTCCGCCGCCCTCTCCCATCAGGACGACGGACTCTCGCCCGAAGCCCAGCAACTGGTGCAGCACCTGGACAGCTCGTTGCGCTCCGCGGAAGACCTGATCAGCGACCTGCTGGACATCTCGCGCCTGGAGAACGGCAAGATCACCCCTGAGCGCAAGCCCTTCGTGCTCAACGAACTGTTTGACACCCTGGGGGCGGAATTCAAGGCCCTGGCCCAGGAACAGAACCTGCAATTTCGCGTGCGCGGCAGTCGCTTGCGGGTCGACAGTGACAGCAAGCTCTTGCGCCGGGTCCTGCAGAACTTCCTCACCAACGCCTTCCGCTACGCCAAGGGGCCGGTGCTGCTGGGGGTACGCCGTCGCGGCGACTCATTGAGCCTGGAAGTCTGGGACCGTGGACCGGGCATCCCCCAGGACAAGCAGCAGGTGATCTTCGAGGAGTTCAAGCGCCTGGACAGCCACCAGACCCGCGCCGAAAAAGGCCTGGGCCTGGGCCTGGCGATTGCCGATGGCCTGTGCCGGGTGCTCGGCCACCCTCTGCAGGTACGCTCCTGGCCCGGCCAGGGCAGCGTGTTCAGCGTCAGCGTGCCCCTGGCCCGCAGCAGCGCAATTGCTCCGGGCAAGGCCGCCGAGGTCAACGGCCAGTCGCTCAATGGCGGGCAAGTGCTCTGCGTGGACAATGAAGACAGCATCCTGATCGGCATGAATAGCCTGTTGACGCGCTGGGGCTGCCAGGTCTGGACCGCGCGCAACCGCGAGGAGTGCGCGGCGCTGCTCAAGGAAGGCATTCGCCCGCAATTGGCGTTGGTGGATTACCACCTGGACGATGGCGAAACCGGCACCGACGTCATGGCCTGGCTCCGCACCCAACTGGGGGAACCGGTGCCTGGCGTGGTGATCAGTGCCGATGGGCGTCCGGAGATGATCGCCCAGGTGCACGCGGCGGGGCTGGATTACCTGGCCAAGCCGGTCAAACCGGCCGCCTTGCGCGCCCTGCTGAGCCGGCATCTGCCGCTGGGCTGA